In Primulina eburnea isolate SZY01 chromosome 3, ASM2296580v1, whole genome shotgun sequence, one DNA window encodes the following:
- the LOC140826867 gene encoding probable receptor-like protein kinase At5g18500 translates to MSSNLDAQLSKGSGIFDLKVWQVIGIIVGFLIVVILFVLIFYLTSRKKSRKAQAKLPLSQIPTVSKEIKEVRVEQISTDGFVPRDGILLTIRDKSSDKESDKVLVHLGMPKAKNSDNSSQTGSFHNVDKDYCGSQSGDEGSSGTFTVYKPSSSHPITAPSPLSGLPEFSHLGWGHWFTLRDLEVATNRFSKENVIGEGGYGIVYRGQLTNGAPVAIKKLLNNLGQAEKEFGVEVEAIGHVRHKNLVRLLGYCIEGTHRMLVYEYVNNGNLEQWLHGAMRHHGFLTWEARIKVLLGTAKALAYLHEAIEPKVVHRDIKSSNILIDEEFNAKVSDFGLAKLLGAGKSYIATRVMGTFGYVAPEYANTGLLNEKSDVYSFGIVLLEAITGRDPVDYGRPASEVNLVDWLKMMVGSRRSEEVVDPNIEMRPSTRALKKALLTALRCVDPDSDKRPRMTQVVRMLESEEYPIPREDRRHRRTRASSLGNDHQQDNSDTDKSDNQDPRTESSRIS, encoded by the exons ATGTCTTCTAATCTTGATGCACAACTCTCGAAGGGTTCCGGCATCTTCGATCTCAAGGTCTGGCAAGTTATCGGAATTATTGTTGGGTTCTTGATTGTGGTAATCCTGTTTGTGTTAATATTTTATCTTACCTCACgtaagaaatcaagaaaagctCAAGCAAAACTTCCTCTTAGCCAAATACCTACCGTTTCAAAGGAAATTAAAGAAGTGAGAGTAGAGCAGATATCAACTGATGGATTTGTTCCACGTGATGGAATTCTTCTCACGATTCGTGACAAATCAAGTGACAAAGAAtcagacaaggttttggtccaTTTAGGAATGCCTAAAGCAAAGAATTCAGATAACAGTAGTCAAACTGGTTCCTTCCATAATGTTGATAAAGATTATTGTGGATCACAATCCGGAGATGAAGGGAGTTCCGGGACTTTTACCGTATATAAGCCTTCTTCGTCACATCCGATAACTGCGCCATCTCCTCTAAGTGGCCTGCCTGAATTCTCTCATCTGGGTTGGGGTCATTGGTTTACTTTACGTGATCTTGAGGTTGCAACAAATAGATTTTCGAAGGAAAATGTTATAGGAGAGGGTGGATATGGAATTGTTTACCGAGGACAGCTCACTAATGGTGCTCCCGTGGCCATTAAAAAGCTCCTCAACAACCT AGGTCAAGCAGAAAAAGAATTTGGGGTGGAAGTTGAAGCTATCGGCCATGTGCGTCACAAAAATTTGGTTCGGCTATTGGGATATTGTATCGAAGGAACTCATAG GATGCTAGTTTACGAGTACGTAAACAATGGCAATTTAGAACAGTGGCTCCATGGAGCAATGCGGCACCATGGATTTCTTACTTGGGAGGCTAGGATAAAGGTTCTCCTTGGCACAGCTAAAGC TCTTGCCTACTTGCATGAGGCAATTGAACCCAAAGTCGTTCACCGAGATATAAAGTCGAGCAACATTCTGATAGATGAAGAGTTCAATGCCAAGGTCTCTGATTTTGGTCTGGCTAAGCTGCTTGGTGCCGGAAAAAGCTACATCGCCACCCGAGTCATGGGTACCTTTGG GTACGTGGCTCCAGAATATGCAAATACcggacttttaaatgaaaagaGCGATGTATATAGTTTTGGGATTGTCCTGTTGGAAGCAATTACTGGAAGGGATCCTGTAGACTATGGACGACCTGCATCAGAG GTTAATCTAGTTGACTGGTTGAAAATGATGGTTGGAAGTAGGCGTTCAGAGGAAGTGGTAGATCCAAACATTGAGATGAGGCCATCAACTCGTGCCCTTAAAAAGGCCCTTTTGACTGCTTTGAGATGTGTTGACCCAGATTCTGACAAGAGACCTAGGATGACCCAGGTTGTCCGGATGCTTGAATCTGAAGAATATCCAATACCAAGAGAG GATCGAAGGCACAGAAGAACTCGAGCAAGTAGCCTAGGAAATGACCATCAGCAGGATAATTCCGACACCGATAAAAGTGACAACCAAGACCCAAGGACAGAAAGTTCAAGAATTTCTTGA
- the LOC140826881 gene encoding glycosyltransferase BC10-like isoform X3, with protein MAKNREKDETEKAFSSSVMAGVDSSISLLKLISTLIVFVVGVVIGLVSSSHINRYFTIQDDRFTFSHSYIDSMQFSVETPQIEAPCEREDCHIIESFIRPRNLNHGMTDQELFWRASMVPEKEEFPFKKVPRVAFMFLTRGPLPMLPLWERFFKGQDVEKYSIYLHAHPRFDLNVTEDSVFYNRQIPSQGVEWGSVSLVDAEKRLLANALLDFSNEQFILLSESCIPVYNFPIIYSYLIESTHSFVESYDDPSRYGRGRYSRSMRPDIKLADWRKGSQWFELHRTLAIKTS; from the exons ATGGCAAAGAACAGGGAGAAAGATGAAACGGAGAAAGCATTTAGTTCATCGGTGATGGCTGGGGTGGACTCATCAATCAGTTTGTTGAAGCTGATTTCAACTTTGATAGTTTTTGTAGTGGGAGTAGTTATAGGTCTAGTTTCTAGTTCTCACATTAATCGTTATTTTACCATCCAAGATGATCGGTTTACTTTTAGCCATAGTTACATAGATTCCATGCAGTTTAGTGTTGAGACTCCTCAGATAGAGGCTCCATGCGAAAGGGAAGATTGCCATATTATAGAGAGTTTCATCAGACCGAGAAATTTGAACCATGGGATGACGGATCAAGAGTTGTTTTGGAGGGCATCGATGGTGCCTGAAAAGGAAGAGTTTCCTTTCAAGAAAGTGCCGAGGGTGGCATTCATGTTCTTGACAAGAGGTCCATTACCGATGTTACCGCTGTGGGAGAGGTTCTTTAAGGGCCAAGATGTGGAAAAGTATTCCATATATTTGCACGCTCATCCAAGGTTTGATCTAAATGTGACTGAGGACTCTGTTTTCTACAATCGACAGATCCCTAGTCAG GGTGTCGAATGGGGATCAGTATCCCTAGTTGATGCAGAGAAACGACTTTTGGCAAATGCCCTTCTCGACTTCTCAAATGAGCAGTTCATTCTGCTATCAGAGAGTTGTATCCCAGTTTACAACTTCCCAATTATCTACAGTTATCTAATCGAATCAACCCATAGTTTTGTGGAGTCATACGATGATCCTTCTCGTTATGGTCGTGGCAGGTACAGCCGTAGCATGAGACCTGACATTAAGCTTGCCGACTGGAGAAAAGGGTCTCAATGGTTCGAACTTCATCGTACTCTAGCAATCAAG ACCTCTTGA
- the LOC140826881 gene encoding glycosyltransferase BC10-like isoform X1 yields MAKNREKDETEKAFSSSVMAGVDSSISLLKLISTLIVFVVGVVIGLVSSSHINRYFTIQDDRFTFSHSYIDSMQFSVETPQIEAPCEREDCHIIESFIRPRNLNHGMTDQELFWRASMVPEKEEFPFKKVPRVAFMFLTRGPLPMLPLWERFFKGQDVEKYSIYLHAHPRFDLNVTEDSVFYNRQIPSQGVEWGSVSLVDAEKRLLANALLDFSNEQFILLSESCIPVYNFPIIYSYLIESTHSFVESYDDPSRYGRGRYSRSMRPDIKLADWRKGSQWFELHRTLAIKVISDTKYYRIFEKYCTPSCYPDEHYIPTFLHMFHGSLNANRTITYVDWSQIAPHPASFSAVNITESFIHSIRNNGTFCSYNLEKTHICYLFARKFDASALERLLNLASKIMGF; encoded by the exons ATGGCAAAGAACAGGGAGAAAGATGAAACGGAGAAAGCATTTAGTTCATCGGTGATGGCTGGGGTGGACTCATCAATCAGTTTGTTGAAGCTGATTTCAACTTTGATAGTTTTTGTAGTGGGAGTAGTTATAGGTCTAGTTTCTAGTTCTCACATTAATCGTTATTTTACCATCCAAGATGATCGGTTTACTTTTAGCCATAGTTACATAGATTCCATGCAGTTTAGTGTTGAGACTCCTCAGATAGAGGCTCCATGCGAAAGGGAAGATTGCCATATTATAGAGAGTTTCATCAGACCGAGAAATTTGAACCATGGGATGACGGATCAAGAGTTGTTTTGGAGGGCATCGATGGTGCCTGAAAAGGAAGAGTTTCCTTTCAAGAAAGTGCCGAGGGTGGCATTCATGTTCTTGACAAGAGGTCCATTACCGATGTTACCGCTGTGGGAGAGGTTCTTTAAGGGCCAAGATGTGGAAAAGTATTCCATATATTTGCACGCTCATCCAAGGTTTGATCTAAATGTGACTGAGGACTCTGTTTTCTACAATCGACAGATCCCTAGTCAG GGTGTCGAATGGGGATCAGTATCCCTAGTTGATGCAGAGAAACGACTTTTGGCAAATGCCCTTCTCGACTTCTCAAATGAGCAGTTCATTCTGCTATCAGAGAGTTGTATCCCAGTTTACAACTTCCCAATTATCTACAGTTATCTAATCGAATCAACCCATAGTTTTGTGGAGTCATACGATGATCCTTCTCGTTATGGTCGTGGCAGGTACAGCCGTAGCATGAGACCTGACATTAAGCTTGCCGACTGGAGAAAAGGGTCTCAATGGTTCGAACTTCATCGTACTCTAGCAATCAAGGTAATTTCTGACACCAAATATTACAGAATCTTCGAGAAGTATTGTACGCCTTCTTGCTATCCCGACGAGCACTACATTCCGACCTTTTTGCACATGTTCCATGGTTCCCTTAATGCGAATCGAACCATTACCTATGTTGATTGGTCGCAGATCGCCCCGCATCCTGCATCCTTCTCTGCTGTTAACATAACAGAAAGTTTCATACATTCGATTAGGAATAACGGCACATTTTGTTCATACAACTTAGAGAAGACACATATTTGTTACCTCTTTGCAAGAAAATTTGATGCCAGTGCTTTGGAACGTTTATTGAATCTCGCATCAAAGATTATGGGATTTTAG
- the LOC140826881 gene encoding uncharacterized protein isoform X4: MAKNREKDETEKAFSSSVMAGVDSSISLLKLISTLIVFVVGVVIGLVSSSHINRYFTIQDDRFTFSHSYIDSMQFSVETPQIEAPCEREDCHIIESFIRPRNLNHGMTDQELFWRASMVPEKEEFPFKKVPRVAFMFLTRGPLPMLPLWERFFKGQDVEKYSIYLHAHPRFDLNVTEDSVFYNRQIPSQGVEWGSVSLVDAEKRLLANALLDFSNEQFILLSESTAVA, translated from the exons ATGGCAAAGAACAGGGAGAAAGATGAAACGGAGAAAGCATTTAGTTCATCGGTGATGGCTGGGGTGGACTCATCAATCAGTTTGTTGAAGCTGATTTCAACTTTGATAGTTTTTGTAGTGGGAGTAGTTATAGGTCTAGTTTCTAGTTCTCACATTAATCGTTATTTTACCATCCAAGATGATCGGTTTACTTTTAGCCATAGTTACATAGATTCCATGCAGTTTAGTGTTGAGACTCCTCAGATAGAGGCTCCATGCGAAAGGGAAGATTGCCATATTATAGAGAGTTTCATCAGACCGAGAAATTTGAACCATGGGATGACGGATCAAGAGTTGTTTTGGAGGGCATCGATGGTGCCTGAAAAGGAAGAGTTTCCTTTCAAGAAAGTGCCGAGGGTGGCATTCATGTTCTTGACAAGAGGTCCATTACCGATGTTACCGCTGTGGGAGAGGTTCTTTAAGGGCCAAGATGTGGAAAAGTATTCCATATATTTGCACGCTCATCCAAGGTTTGATCTAAATGTGACTGAGGACTCTGTTTTCTACAATCGACAGATCCCTAGTCAG GGTGTCGAATGGGGATCAGTATCCCTAGTTGATGCAGAGAAACGACTTTTGGCAAATGCCCTTCTCGACTTCTCAAATGAGCAGTTCATTCTGCTATCAGAGA GTACAGCCGTAGCATGA